From Chrysemys picta bellii isolate R12L10 chromosome 1, ASM1138683v2, whole genome shotgun sequence:
GCACCACCCAGTGCTAGAACcacgctggggccgggggtgctccaGCAGCACTGCCTGCCCACCCCCACAGCGCTGGGCCCGAGGGCTCCAGCCGCGTCGCCCGCCCACCCAGCATTGGGGCTGGGTGCATGCAGAGGGGCCAGTGGCCACAGGGGGGCAGTGTGCTCCGAGCTCCAGTGGGGAAGTAGAAGGGCGGGGCatcaggcagagagggaggggccggggaataGCCTCCTCCAAGGGCACCTGCACCCGCtgcccatataggtacttatagactgccatcaagtcaccccttaaccttttctttgttaaacagatagattcaaggagctcaatcggTATaatgcatgttttctaatcctttaatcattcttgtggcacttctctgaaacctttccaatttatcaatatccttcttgaattgcaaacagcagaactggacacagtgttccagcagcagttacaccattgccaaatacaaaggtaaaaatcatctctctactcctgctcaagaatcctgtttatgcatccaagggtcttattagcccttttggccacagcatcatacttttggtcatgttcagctgattagccaccacaacccccaaatcttttttcagaatTACTGCTTCCCAGAATACAATCTCCTCTCTTATAAGTATGGACACTattatttgttcctagatgtatacatttgtatctgtgacctgtcctcttcattatttaccactcccccaatttttgtctcatcagcaaactttattaatgatgattttgttttcttccaggtcattaataaaaatgttaaatagagcCAAGAATAGATCCCTGCAGAACCCATTAGGAACACACCCATTCAATgataattccccatttacaattacatttttagtATCCAAACATAAATGATCAGTTAGTCagctttttaatccatttaatgttgcCATCTCCATTTTATGTCATGCTagtgttttttaatcaaaatcccATGTGGTTCCAAGCCAAataccttacagaaatctaagtctattacatcaacactattacttttttattatattaaagtttggttgataaaggtatcagattagtttgacaggatctattttccataaacccatgctgttaggataataaaaataattttttttatgccgcctttaattttttttttttgttaatcaaATCCCGTATCAGttcctccattatcttgcctgggattaatgtcaaactgacaggcccTGTAATTATCTAtgtcatcccatttaccttttttaCCTTGAAGCAGGGACTCCTTCATCTGGAACTGAACGATCTACAGTTTATAGCCTGGCATTGGAAGAGAAATATAGTTCAATAGGGTTTCTCCAAAACTCTCATCAATATATTCTGTTTATCTAgaccaagggtcggcaacctatggcacacctgcccaaggcggcacgcaagctgattttcagtggcactcacactgcctggggcctggccactggtccggggggctctgcactttaatttaattttaaatgaagcttcttaaacattttaaaaaccttatttactttacatacaacaatagtttagttatatattatagacttatagaaagagaccttctaaaaacgttaaaatgtattagtggcatacaaaaccttaaatcagagtgaataaatgaagactcggcacaacacttctgaaaggttgccgacccctgatctagacagtAGTCAACGAGAAATTTTCCGTCATTGATCAGGTCAAATTATATTTCTAGTGTGAAGGGAAACAAAaagttccttggggcaggaaccatttCTTTATTTATACAATGCCcaacacaatggggtcttggaCTCCAGATGTTACTGTAATACAAGTTGTTATTATAACTGAAACGTTCTGGTGAGCTCAGCTTCACTAGAGTTTTTCCAAGATGCTCAACTGGAGTCTTACAACtaagcaccatagaaaagtaAGTAACACCTCCAGCAGCATTCTTTAGGTGGGTATATAAGACTCCCCAGCTGAGTATCAACAAAATGTCAAGATTATTCTTAATGGCAGATTGGACAAGACTCCGGTTTGCCTTTCTAGTTACCATTGCCTCCAAAAGAAAGGGGGTTGGAATTAGTTTCTCTGTCCATAGAAGACCCTACTGTGGTCATGAGTAAAGTTATTCTTATAGCTCCAGAAACCTGTCCATTGAAGGTAAGTTCTTCTTTCCCCAAATAACTGGGAAATAGTTCTCCTTTCATATGATTCCAATTCTCGGCATGCCTTTAGAAGGTTGTGGCATAAATGGGCATACCTGGAATTCTAAAGATATATCTCAAGCATATGACGCACACACCCCAATTGTTCCTGTTCATTTCTTTCTATCCAAATGCCAGGGCATTTGGGTTCCAAAGTTGCTGCAGGCAAGATGTAAAAATCCTGCATCAGTTGGCATGCTAGGCATCTGGGCTACTATTTATGAAGAAGGAGTTAAGGTCCTACTGGCATTTTGGGGAAAAGTGTATGCGCCTCATCTGAGGAAGATTTGCAAAGTAGGTTTCCATTCCTCTACTGAGGCATCCATTGATAGGAAGGAATTGCTGGGCTGGTTTCCATATAATTTCTTTAAATGACAAAGCTATATGCAGGGGAAATTCTATTTCTGTCTATTACTCTAATAATTATTCTGCTTCTCTCACTATTTCTGTGATTCACTGCTCACTATTTCCCATTAGTAATGAATGAGAGGAGAAGCTGTGCAGCAGAATGAGAAATTTCTTACCTGATCATTGTGAGTGGGCAGTCAGGCCTAATGGCTAAAACAGGAGtgaggcctagtggttggagccagAGTCAGCAGCTCAGAagcagagctgagggtcagagacAGACTCAAGAACCAGAAGTTGAGCCAGGGGTGAGATCCGGAGTTGGGAATAAGCAGGGAAGCAGGATTGGAGCAGGACAGGAGCAAGGCCTGCACAGTAGTAGTTGCAGTTGCAGGAATAAATcagggacctgctgctgaacttaAAAGCAGGCCTGCTGGTTCTCTTCAGCCAATCAGGCAGGCTGGCCATTCAGACAGTCCTACTGCAACCTAGCTAAATTCATTAATTTGTCTTGAAGCTGGGTTGGCTAGTCCTCAATCTCAGCTGAAAGGAGCTCCCTCCTGACAATCATTTTCTGTATGTTAGTAGTTTCATTCAATCCACCCTGGAATAGAATTTATAACAATTGAAACTTTCTCTTCAAGAAGACTTGAACATATAACTTCCTTAAGGTTATTTGCAAATTGTATCAAGCTGTCATCTCAATGCCGATAACTGCCACTTTGGAAGAACTTTTCTGGTGGCCTGAGCTGAAGGGTGTGGCTTAATTCTGGAGCCTCCAGCACAAACACTGGACGGCCTCTGAATTCCACAGGTGGGAGATAGTACTCATTAGTGCTAAATGATGAGAGACATTGCTAAGAAATAGCCATCAGATAAGAAATGTCTCCTACGCATGTATTTAGGCAATTAACTGTCAACTGGTAGATAAGAGTTGGATGAGTAGGTATATAAAAAAGTGCTAGACAaaaagactaaggccttgtctacactacgagagtagttcgattttacttgcatcgaatttttggaatcgatattgcaaagtcgaacgtgtgtgtccacactaaggacaataattcgactttgtgcgtccacactaacggtgaaagcgtcgacattcgaagcggtgcgctgtggtcagctatcccacagttcccgcagtcccctctgcccattggaattctgggtgtagccggcaatgccttctgggtaacaaaatgagtcgagggtgcttttgggtaactgtcgtcatccgtccatcactcccgccctccctccctgaaagcgccggcgggaaatcagttcgcgcacttttccagtcattgacagcgcggacgccacagcactgcgagcatggagcacgctgcgaccattgctgtagttgtggccgctctcaacgcctcgcagcttatcataaaggtttccctgaggcagatgcagaaaagtcaggcgaggaggctacggcaccgcggtgatgtcctgaagtctgagagtagcacagacctctcagaaagcaggggacccagcgccgaggacatcacggtggcaatgggtcatgttgatgccgtggaacggcgattctgggcacgggaaacaagcactgagtggtgggaccgcatagtgctgcaggtctgggatgaatcccagtggctgcaaaactttcgcatgcggaagggaactttcctggaactttgtgagttgctgtctcctgccctgaagcgcagtgacacccgcttgcgagctgcactgagtgtacagaagcgagtggccatagccctctggaagcttgcaacgccagacagctaccggtcagttgcgaaccagtttggggtgggcaaatctaccgtgggggttgttgtgatgcaagtagcgaaggcaatcgttgatgtactgctgccaaaggtagtgaccctgggaaacgtggaggcgatcatagatggcttcgcagcgatgggattcccaaactgcggtggggccatagatggaactcacatccctatcctggcaccggaccaccaggccacccagtacattagccgaaagggatacttttccatggtgctgcaagcactggtggaccacaggggacgttttacccacatcaacgtaggatggccgggcaaggttcatgacgctcgtgttttcaggaactctggtctgtttagacggctgcagcaaggtatttacttcccggaccacaaaataactgttggggatgtggagatgcctatagtcatcctcggggacccagcctacccgctaatgccctggctcatgaagccctatactggcgccctggacactgaaaaagaactcttcaactaccggctgagcaagtgcagaatggtggtggagtgtgcttttggccgtctcaaggggagatggagaagcttactgactcgctgtgatctcagcgaaaccaatatccccattgttatagcagcttgctgtgtgctccacaatctctgtgagagcaagggggagacctttatggcggggtgggaggttgaggaaaatagcctggctgctgattactcacagccagacagccgggcgattagaagagaccagcgggacgcgctgtgcatccgggaggctttgaaagcaaagttcctgagtgagcagggtaacctgtgactttaaagtttgtgtactgagaagctaaacctgcccccgtttctttacccagttaatgttgactatcctatccagttacatacccccttcaccccccttccaacacacgtttcgaaataaaaatagttctactttgttaaagcacgccgttttctttaatactgttttcgcgggaattttttaaaactgggacgcagactgtggtgcggagcgggtgtagtgtagtgacgcgaatgcagcttctaaactcaaggattgacaggctccgctgcggtgggatggttgtttcaacggagcctgtcacccctcctgatcgggactgtgtgtatggggggtctatgtgactttgtggcagggggaggacggttacagatcccctgctgtgtggctctgtgatcctgcctaaggaccggcgcttaagatctgtaactgccctccccctccacaaagtcacagagcaacccccccccccaacataacatgaaaacaacctcccagactaaccagggtaactagtcactgcatcactgcactgtgtatgtgccctgctgctgtgcctgtccccgactatgtaccctgccaaaggtgactgtcctgtccaattaccaaccccctttcccctcctcctccaaaagaacatgattgaaacagtagttaacagaaacgtattttttattatcaactacacatggcattgggaggtgaaacttggacgggggcttgtgtcaggcgggaaggaaagaacttttcaaattttgggaaatgagagccttctgctactagagctctctgcaggggtggagtgagagttagcagggactctgccgcctctccttctttgcactttgggtgaggtgggtatgggacttggtggcgggggagggcggttagagatggactgcagcggggctctgtcctcctgcctccgttcctgcagaacatccacaaggcgccggagcgtgtccgtttgctccctcagtagtccaagcagcgtttgagtcgcctgctggtcttcctgccgccacctctcctcccgatccatgttggcttggtgcattcgggtcaagttctcccgccactgggtctgctgtgctgcctgggcttgggaacaggccataagctcagagaacatgtcctcccgtgtcctcttcttcctacgcctaatccgcgctagcctctgggagtgtgattccaggctaggttgtgagacagtcgcagatgtggctgtgggaatgggaaaaagggagtaaattcctcagaaagataaatgtagttgtgaacaaagaacatagtctttctctgtgaacaagaccgtgcacagcacctatcacatgcgcactcagcacaaggtcgaattctcggccttcgcattcagtgcctggggtcttgcacagcacatttgagaagcggggcaggacaacggaatttctgttgcaggcagacatggtaagccgtacacttgtggcagtttaaaacttttatattaccactggcctcatttcccatttaaagcaatgtcagttcctgctgccagcaatccggcaagcgggaactctgcccctgtcccaccccctcgcggctgtccccgggaacgatccctttcggctgcccctctcccgcctccaccgcgtggctacaaaccagcggttacagttcggTAAAGGAACgtgaaagcagtcccaacactaacattcccctacctaattcaaagcaggtcaccatgggcgacatcaccctgatgaggatctctgagagcgacagacaaagaatgctccgggaaagcctccaaagaccagggccgtatgccgccctgctgtgcagagcaatgattcccgagtacttgatagtctcgtggcgcggcaacgtgttgtacttcggaggacccaataaggccgctctccccaggaacctcatgcaacggctttcaaattacctccaggagagcttcatcgagatgtcccaggaggattactgctctatccccggacatatagaccgcattttactgtagctgcagtagcagggaataaacagtagagcggcttgtgcaggacaatcactgaaaaccggacattgctagattttttttcaaaacttgcactgcccatgactaaaccgttaagcgcctagggcacactaatcatgaacaacccattcttttaattgttaatattcctgttttgttaaaaataaatgtttagatgtttacaacacttactggctgatccttccccagattctgtgtccggggtaacggctggggacgcttcgtaggggatctctgtaagggtgatgaagagatcctggctgtcggggaaatcagcgttgtgagcgctgccgactgcctcgccctcctcatctccttcctcatcttccctgtcccctaacatgtccgaggaaccggccgtggacactatcccatcctcagagtccacggtcactggtggggtagtggtggcggccgcaccgaggatggaatgcagtgcctcgtagaaacgggatgtctggggatgggattcggagcgtccgtttgcctctttggtcttctggtagccttgtctcagctccttgattttcacgcggcactgcgttgcatcccggctg
This genomic window contains:
- the LOC135973713 gene encoding uncharacterized protein LOC135973713; this translates as MQSSPAVMAVQSVNRKRAPAWTDREVLDLIAGWGDESVLSELRSKRRNAKIYEKISKAMAERGYSRDATQCRVKIKELRQGYQKTKEANGRSESHPQTSRFYEALHSILGAAATTTPPVTVDSEDGIVSTAGSSDMLGDREDEEGDEEGEAVGSAHNADFPDSQDLFITLTEIPYEASPAVTPDTESGEGSATTSATVSQPSLESHSQRLARIRRRKKRTREDMFSELMACSQAQAAQQTQWRENLTRMHQANMDREERWRQEDQQATQTLLGLLREQTDTLRRLVDVLQERRQEDRAPLQSISNRPPPPPSPIPTSPKVQRRRGGRVPANSHSTPAESSSSRRLSFPKI